In the Dictyostelium discoideum AX4 chromosome 6 chromosome, whole genome shotgun sequence genome, tttattctatttttgtttaattttattttattattttttttttttttttttttttttttttttttttttttttttttttgatatactatataataatattaccaaaaaaaaaaaaaaatattttatgtGTAATTTTTATAGATCTATtctaattatatataaataaattgtgGGTGTGTTTGTGGTAgtggttatttatttttttctatttttatttttatttttttattttaaaaaatatattcatatatattatattattttaattatatatttatttttttaataaatttgaaaaaaatgctctatatttttctttttttctttttttaattattattatttttttgtagattcgaaaaaaaaaaaataaataaaaaatataatagtttttaaaatttattttgatagTTATctatctatatatatattaaccTTAAATGAGTATTTATCTCAGGTGTAGACATTAACCCATTCAATAAAGCCGATAATGTGTGCAATTAATAATCtgtaaatttgaattactataatttgatatttttaattactattaaattttaaacttggtggattttttttttttttttttttttttttaataaataaatttgcgaatattaatttattaatacatttacagaaaaatatgaaaaaaacagtgttttaaaaaaacattggGGGAgtgttgaaaataaaaaaaaaaactttttttttttttttgattaaaaaatgatttgttttttttttttttttttggccaaacaaaaaaactatgaaaaatgaataataataataataataataaaaataataataataataattttttaattaagaaacaaaagaaattagtATTCATAAGAATATTAATGTATGgattattgatatttttaatatcattaattgtatattcaaattctttaGAAGGTGAATTTTGTTTTGATGATCAATTTgcaattgttaataataagGATGTAGTTGGATATAATGATGAACACTCAGGTACTGATTCATCAACTATTGGAATACCAAATACTATGGATAGTATGAGAGATGATGAAATCTTTAAAGATAAAACCGAGGGAGTTTATCAAGAATATGAACAAGATGAAATCATtccaatgaaaaaaatttcaattgcaTACCAATATTTTAGCAAATTATTATCACACGATTTTTGGGGACAGGATATCACAAAAACAGATTCACATAAATCTTATAGACCATTAACAACCCTATCATTTAGATTCAATTTCATAACATCAGGTTATAAATTAGATTCTGAATCATTTCATCTTACAAATGTTTTTTTACATAGTATAGTTTcagtttatatatttttcatttcattattaatttttaaaccaattaataatgaaaatgaagaagaaaaagaagaagagggaaaaaaaggaaaagaagaaaatgagAAAAAGACatcatatttattaaaattattaggtGTTGATGAATTTTGTTGCTTTTtaacatcattatttttttcattacatCCAATTCATACTGAAGCAGTAAGTGGTATTGTTGGTAGAGCAGAATTATTATGTACAGTCTTTTTAatgatatcattattatcatttttaaaatgttgtAATGTTAATTCAACTCATTGGggttattttttcatttcaatttttagTTTAATCTTTTCAACTTTATCAAAAGAGACTGGATTTTGTTTAGTTTTCATTTTACCAATTACTGATTTCCTTTTAGTACAAtatccaaattttaaaaaacaacaacaacaaaattctagaaaatcatcatcctcttcaCCACTTTCattaatgtttttaattagaactattataatttcaattgttggttttattttcatatatATTAGAAAATTAATTACAGTTAATATGGTTTTAGATAATTTTAGAATGTTGGAGAATCCAATTGCAAGAGAACCAATTTTACTCACTagaattttatcattaatgaatttaCATTCTAGATATCTATGGTTATTAATTTATCCAATGAATTTATCAGCTGATTGGAGTTTTAATTGTATtccattaattaaagatatttcaAATCCTTTAAATATcttatcaattttatcttattcaatcattttattcactttaatttattatttcttaaaaattcaattctttacaatcattttcaaatctttaatttctttaaagaatttaataattaaaagtaaaaaacaaaaaagatataataataataataataataataataataaaaactctgatgatgatgatgaagaagataataataatgaaaataatgaaaataataaaaataataaaaataataataataaaccagaatattataattcaattttatggtgtattttatttggtataatttcatttttaccatcaagtaatattttcttttatgtTGGTACAGCAATTGGTGAACGTTTACTTTATATCCCTTCAATTGCATATTGTTTATTACTTTCAAGATTTTTAACATTacctttaatttatttatcaaataaaaataataataaaaataataataaaaataatagtattaaaaataataataatgataataataaatctgaaATAATTTCAACTAAAACTGAATCAAATACAATTGGTACAactaaaaaaagaacaaataaaattttaacttcttcatcatcatcatcttcttcttcttcttcttcttcttcttcttcttcttcttcttcttcttcttcttcacaATCTcattcttcatcttcttcatcatcattatcaactaatattaaaaataataataatttaaaagaatcaaaaatttataaaatttatttaattttattaattttaattataattttattaacaagTTTTTATTCAATAAAAACATGGAAAAGAAATGAAGATTGGAAAAATGaagaatcattatttttgAGTGCATTAAAAGTTTGTCCAAATAGTGCAAAAGTTCAATATAATGTTGGTATTCTTTATAGAAGAACTAAAGAATGGGATAAATCAATAAACCATTTTAATAGAGCAAAAGAGATTTTACCAGACTATTGTGATGTTGATTATTTCTATGCATTAACATTAATTAATAAGAATGGCGATTATAATGAAGCTAAaccatatttaaataaatcaatgaaTTGTCGTTACACACAAGTTAGATCATTGGAggcaattaatgaaattatgaCATTCTTATTAAATTCAGACCCAGACAATCCAATACTCTTATCTGATTGGGCAAATTATGAAAAAGAACTACAACCTGTAAATTCAGCAATGCATTTCCATAAGGCTGCTTTAATCCACAGCAATCAAGGCGACAAAAAATTAGCtcttcaattattaaaagagtCTTTAGACTCATTATCACGTGTCAATGATACAATGTTGAGTAAAAAATCCATTGAAAGGGATAAAAGAATTATAAATGAACTATATTGTCAAGATTATATTTGGCTATCAGCGGTTTATTTCGATTTACAAGACAATGATCAATCGGTGAATGCtttgaattatatttataaaaattgtaaaaattttaaaaagatttggAATGAAGGTTTATTATcattggtaaatttaaaactttacgctttaaaaaatgataaatctgGTAAATTACCATCAGTTAATGAAATCCTATTAATTCGTACTCAAATGTcacaaataaaagataaagaatatAAACTTGGTTCAACACAATTCTTAGCACAATACGCTCAAAATTATGAATCTGTAGATTTCAATAAAGCTGTTCAACTCTATGAAAAACTTTTATCAATCTCTCCAGATACCTCTTCCTATTACAATCATTTACCATTACTTCGTTTATCTtggtattataaaaatattaaaaatgatcaatctcaatttgaaaaatattttaaacaattaaatttaaatttaatatttgataatgatttaaagtaagtttaaaaaaaaaaaaaaaaaaaaaaaaaaacctatttaaaaattgttttttattaatacttaatttttctttttttttatttagaaaaCTATTCTctgaattataaaataaataatttacaatattaaaataataaataaataaatgaaccAGAGTGTTAAAgatatttaaagaaattcagaatttttaagaaattatttgaaaaacgTCGATTAATTCTgactttttttaatcaaaactgtttttattttttttttattttttttttattttttttttttttttttttgaaaaaaattgattgtttTGTGACCAAAATAacctttttgttttttttttttttttttcattcaccaaactattaaaaaaaaaagatgaatttaaaacCACCAACATCAAAAGTAGAATTAAGAATTAAATGTCATAAAATCTTGGATAAAGATACATTAAGTAAAAGTGATCCAAGAGCTTCAGTTTATGAAAAAGATCGTGCTGGTCAATTTCGTTTAATTGGAAAAACTGaaacaattcaaaatcaattaaatccaGAATTTAAAACTCCAATTGTTATTGATTATCGTTTTGAAGAGATTCAAGTtcttaaatttgaaattcatgatgttgataaaaatgatgaagattttATTGGTGATGCtgtaagttttaaaaaaaataaatatatatttaaatccaatttatattaattttaaatcttttttttttttttttttttttatatatagagTTGTACATTAacatcaattttatcaaaaccaGGTCAAACTGTTtgtttacaattattaactAAAAGTGGTAAACATGCAGGGTCAATGACAGTTATTgcagaagaaattaaaaatactttacaaacaattaaattcaatcttATTGGTAagaaatttgataaaaaagatttatttggAGCTGGTTGTGATCCATATCTTATCATTTCAAGAAAAGTACCATCAACCAATACATTTGTTAAAATCTATGAATCACAAGTTCAAAAGGGTACTTTAAATCCAGTATTCTCTGGCATTGAAATGAAACTTGAAGAATTATGTGGTGGTGATATgcaaagagaaattaaatttgaattttatgaTTGGGATAGgttagtttattattattattattttaaatttatttttcatattttaattaatattaattaattttattatttattaatagaatTGGTAAACATGATTATATTGGTGAATTTCATACAAATGCTCAAGAATTGTTACAACCAAATCAAGCATTTAATGTAATTAATTCACATAAACAAGAGAAAAAGAGTGGATATAAAAATTCTGGAACTGTATCAGTATCAGATGCAGTAATTGAGAGAGAATATAACTTTTTAGAGTATATTATGGGTGGTTgtcaaatgaatttaatagttGGTATTGATTGTACTGCAAGTAATGGTGATTCAAATGATCCAAATTCTCTTCACTATAAGAATGCTCAAGGTTTGAATCAATATGCCAATGCAATTTGTTCAGTTGGTAATGTTATTGTACCATATACCACTACACCATTGATTCCGGTCTATGGCTTTGGTGGTATTATGCCAGGTCAAAGCGAGGTTTCACATTGTTTCCCAATGACATTGAATGCTTCAAATACATTATGTTGTGGTGTGAATGGTGTATTGGATTGCTACTATGATAACATTTCAAAGATTCAATTACATGGTCCAACCTATTTCGCCCCACTCATTAATATGGCCGCTCGTTACGCTTCTCAAGGCCAAAGccaatcaaatcaaaaatataCAATCTTGATGATTATCACTGATGGTGAGATTTTAGATGCAGATAATACAATCGATGCCATCGTTAAAAGTAGTGGTTTACCATTATCCATTATTATCGTTGGTGTTGGTAATGCTAATTTCACAAATATGAATATTttagatggtgatgatgccGCTCTTCAAAGTGGTGGTGTTAGAGCTGAAAGAGATATCGTTCAATTCGTTGCAATGagagattatttaaatagacCAAATGAATTGGCTGCTGAAGTACTTAGAGAAATTCCAACTCAATTC is a window encoding:
- the cpnA gene encoding copine A produces the protein MNLKPPTSKVELRIKCHKILDKDTLSKSDPRASVYEKDRAGQFRLIGKTETIQNQLNPEFKTPIVIDYRFEEIQVLKFEIHDVDKNDEDFIGDASCTLTSILSKPGQTVCLQLLTKSGKHAGSMTVIAEEIKNTLQTIKFNLIGKKFDKKDLFGAGCDPYLIISRKVPSTNTFVKIYESQVQKGTLNPVFSGIEMKLEELCGGDMQREIKFEFYDWDRIGKHDYIGEFHTNAQELLQPNQAFNVINSHKQEKKSGYKNSGTVSVSDAVIEREYNFLEYIMGGCQMNLIVGIDCTASNGDSNDPNSLHYKNAQGLNQYANAICSVGNVIVPYTTTPLIPVYGFGGIMPGQSEVSHCFPMTLNASNTLCCGVNGVLDCYYDNISKIQLHGPTYFAPLINMAARYASQGQSQSNQKYTILMIITDGEILDADNTIDAIVKSSGLPLSIIIVGVGNANFTNMNILDGDDAALQSGGVRAERDIVQFVAMRDYLNRPNELAAEVLREIPTQFLSFMKKYKFRPNPPPPPPPVIIGAPPQYDNPTTTTTATSPSTGIDLNKGSNVGLNLTKTESSPSPSGGAGIDLNKGSVVDITKGVSNVSLEKN